A genome region from Erigeron canadensis isolate Cc75 chromosome 3, C_canadensis_v1, whole genome shotgun sequence includes the following:
- the LOC122592469 gene encoding transcription factor MYB61-like, with translation MGRHSCCYKQKLRKGLWSPEEDEKLIKHITKFGHGCWSSVPKLAGLERCGKSCRLRWINYLRPDLKRGTFSQQEEKLIIELHAVLGNKWSQIAAQLPGRTDNEIKNLWNSSIKKKLRQRGIDPNTHKPLSEINEDQKAPSGSNDKTSQGSYNLEEKTQPTVASVMATSYTNLIDNSPPATHEFFLNRFLTSHESSNKQPESHHQMPNFLPFNYTQQQQPPESSGDHLFFTDTKTSSTELLHEYNTSILNNSLISATQRNTGSYNNNNWGTNSGFFQSNSTWGLTDCTKTTTTTTTTQSGHNQNQVQVNDTTTIIDRDQQQEYIKWNEQYLPFLMGKSTIETKPEVNFGVNSNNELYQSVDTNYNKHFQRISTSYGHFT, from the exons ATGGGAAGGCATTCTTGTTGTTATAAGCAAAAGCTAAGAAAAGGTCTTTGGTCCcctgaagaagatgaaaaactCATTAAACATATCACTAAATTTGGCCATGGCTGCTGGAGTTCTGTTCCTAAACTTGCTGGCCTTGAAAGATGTGGCAAAAGTTGTAGGCTTAGATGGATTAATTACTTAAGGCCTGATTTGAAAAGAGGCACATTTTCTCAACAAGAAGAGAAACTTATTATTGAATTACATGCAGTTTTAGGAAACAA GTGGTCGCAGATAGCTGCACAACTGCCTGGAAGAACAGATAACGAGATCAAGAATTTATGGAATTCTtctataaagaaaaaattaagaCAAAGAGGAATTGATCCCAACACACATAAGCCACTTTCCGAGATTAATGAGGATCAAAAAGCTCCGTCTGGAAGTAACGACAAAACGTCACAAGGTTCATATAATCTGGAGGAAAAAACTCAGCCAACTGTTGCATCGGTGATGGCAACTTCTTACACCAACCTCATTGACAACTCTCCACCCGCCACACACGAATTTTTTCTTAATAGATTCCTCACTTCTCATGAATCATCCAATAAACAACCCGAATCCCATCACCAAATGCCGAATTTCCTCCCTTTTAACTACacccaacaacaacaacctccAGAATCATCGGGTGATCATCTTTTCTTCACTGATACTAAAACGTCGTCAACAGAGCTTTTGCACGAATACAACACGTCTATCTTGAATAATTCTCTAATCTCGGCTACACAACGCAACACGGGTAgctacaacaacaataattgGGGGACTAATAGTGGATTTTTTCAGTCAAATAGTACATGGGGTTTAACTGATTGCACAAAAacaactactactactactactactcaaAGTGGTCATAATCAAAACCAAGTTCAAGTTAATGATACTACTACTATTATTGATAGAGATCAGCAACAAGAATACATCAAATGGAATGAACAATATCTTCCATTTTTGATGGGCAAATCAACAATTGAAACCAAACCTGAAGTCAACTTTGGGGTCAACAGCAATAATGAATTGTATCAAAGTGTGGATACTAATTATAACAAGCATTTTCAAAGGATTTCAACCAGCTATGGACATTTTACATAg